The genomic interval CCCAAGGCTGAGATCGGTTCGCGCGTTCTCCATCTGCTTGAGGTCGTCGGTCTCGATCCCCGTCATGCGCTGAGGTATCCGCACGAGTTCAGCGGCGGGCAGCGTCAACGCATCGTGATCGCTCGCGCGCTGGCGGTCGAACCGGACATGATCGTCGCCGACGAGCCGGTATCGGCTCTGGATGTGTCCGTGCAGGCTCAGGTGATCAACCTGCTGCACGACTTGCAGGGGCAGTTCGGGCTCAGCTACCTGTTCATCTCGCACAATCTGAGCGTCGTGCGCCATATCGCGGATCGGGTCGCGGTGATGTACCTCGGCAGAATCGTCGAATCTGCCGCCAAGGGCGAGCTCTACGGGAACCCGCTCCACCCCTACACGCAAGCCTTGCTGTCCGCCGTGCCGGTGCCGGACCCGACGAGGCGACGCGATCGCATCCTGCTTCGGGGCGATCCGCCGAGCCCGGCGAACCCTCCGTCTGGATGCCCCTTCCACCCGCGATGTCCGATTGCCGTCGCCGAGTGCGCCAGCCGTGTCCAGCAGTTGGTGACAGTCGCCAACGGACATTCCGTCGCGTGCCATCGAGCGACCAGTTCCGACTCAGCGTGAGAGCGATGCGGCAGCGATGACGGTTCCATCGTCGTCGCCGACCGTTCGGCGGAACCGGACGCTCGCCTCCAGGTTGCCGTCGGATGGAGTCGATAGCGTGCGCTCCCAGACGGCGCCGGACGCGAGGCGGTTCCCCGACTCAAAGCTGAAGACGACCGTGTGCAATGGCACACGCCCATCGGTGATCGCCAAGACTGCCTCTCGGTAGGCTCCCCCCGGGAAGAAGTGACCCGCCTCGTTCGTCAGACGTACGGTGGCAGTGGAACTGTCTCCGAGGACCTCCAAGCGGACAGCGCTGCGGATGACTTCGTCGTTGTGCGCGCCGGGGAATGAATGGTCGCCGACCCAGCGGACCGGGGGCAGCGGAGCGGTTTCCGCCAGCGACTTCTCGACGGGAGTCATGTGACACGCTTGACATGGAAACGCCGACTGACCGTACTCGCTGGTCTGCCAGGAGTGGTACTGGTCGAACTCCTCCTCCTGACCATGGCACGAGGCGCATATCTCCGCCGTCTGGAACGAGTCGTTGCGGACGGACACGTGCCCGGGCGAGTCTGCCTCGTAGGGCCCGTGCATCGTCCATTCCTCTGCCGTTGCGTCCTGGTGACAGACGATGCAGGAAACGCCGGCATCGCGGACGTCCGTCCGCAGCGCCGGTCGAGCGCCGATCCCGGTTCGCAGCACCAGGTCGGGCGCGTGGCACGGCAGACACTCCGCGCGCGAGTAGTTCTCGGACAGCTTGCGAAACGTCTGGCTGGTCCACGATTGGGCGTGGCGAGACTTCAGCCAGGCGTCGTAGATGTCCTTGTGGCATGAGCCGCAGGTCTCGTTGTCGCCATGGAAGGAGACGGCGGGCTCCGATACGGCAGACACATCCGACACGGCGACGGGCGCTGGTGGGGCTGGAATGGCTGTCGGACGTGCGCAGGATGCTGAGACGAGAGCCAATGCCAGTGTTCCGAGCGTTCGCGGAAGCCAGGTTACCATGCAGATGCTCCGGAGGGGTTCTTGGCGAATCGTCGGAACCATACTCCCGTGGCGCAGACCGCGCCCTTCATGGCTTGCGCGCTGGACGGGCGGCGGCTAGAATCAGATTGGGAGTTCATGCCGAGGGCTGCCGGTTCCCACCCGATGATCGCACGGATCGCTCGACCAAGGAAACCCTTGCCACATGGCGCATACGCACGACGTAGGGATCGAGAACGCCGTCATCGTGACGCACTACGATCTGGACGGTTTCGTCTGCGCGCTTTGCCTGCTCGAAGCGCTGAACCTGCCAACGAACCGCGTGCGGTTCCTGAGCTACGGCGTGCGTCGCGCCTCTGCCATCGAGTCGGCGCTTCGCCAGTCGAAGGCGGACACTCTGTTCGTGTGCGACATCGGGCTGAGCGAGGAAGAGCTCGATGCCCCGTGGGCCCGCGACCCCAAAACCCATCGTGTGCTGTTCGATCACCACGAGACGACCGCGCACATGGAGTTGAGCGTATTCGACGAAGCTCACGTGGATTTCGAGGGCAGCGTCTGCTCGTCGGACCTCGTGCTCGACTACCTCAAGCGCCGTATGCCGACGCGAGTCGGACCCAAGCTGATGCGCTGGGTCGCCATCGCTCATGACCGCGACCTGTGGATCAACAACGACCGCGAGACGGGTCGCCGCATCTCCTGGCTCCTGAAGGAGCAGATTCACGACCGTCTGGAGACGGCGATCCTCACGCCATCGCCGGAGGAGTTCCTCTGGAAACTGCAGGGGCAGTGGAAGCGCGGCGAATCGCTGTTCGAGGACGCCGTAGCGTGCGCCCACAACACGGCGTGCCTCTTCACCGACACGCCGCTGCCGATGAAGATCGCCTATGTGAAGCGCGACACGTCAGACGTGGCGGACGAGCTCCAAGAGGGTGGACAGGTGATCGTCCTGCTGAACGTCTTCGGACAGAACGTGGGAATCAGTCTGCGCACGGATCGCGTGGATGTGAACGTCGCGCAGATCGCGCGCCAGTGCTTTAACGGCGGTGGGCACCGGGCTGCCGCGTCAGGATTCGCGACGCGCGAACACCTGATGGGCGGATACCGGACGATCCGCGACGAGATCGCCGCCGCGCTCGCCGACCAACTCGCCCAGCGGTCCGCTACATGAACGTGCCGCCCGTTCCGTAGAGCCCGGGTCGCGTCCCGGGAACGCCGAGATCGAGCGCGTCGCGCGTGGTTCCCAGCGCGGCGCATAGCCGGTCGATCTGCTCGGGTGACGGCGTGTAGTGCCGTCGTTCGATCAGCCGCAGAATCCTCTCCGGGATTCCTGCAAGGCGTGCCAACTCCTGAACGGTCAGCCCAAGCTCCGAGCGGACGTCGGCGACAGAGCGACGAGTCGGGTCTCGGTCATCGACCTGGTCAGACATCAGCGGTCTCCTGGCGCTGCCACCGACACTATGCGCCATCGGTCGCCGGTTCCGCCGTGTTTGTCGGTTCCAGTGAACCGGGATCGGCATCCGACAGCCTGCCGAACCGCCTCAATCGCGGGGATGCCCACGCAGCCGCCGCGACGACGATGAGCGTTCCGATGCCGCCGGAGACGACGCTGACCACCGGCGTCGTCCACTTGGCGACGATTCCGGATTCGAACCCGCCGAGCTCGTTCGACGAGCCGATGAAGATCGCGCTCACGGCGGACACGCGACCGCGCATCGGGTCGGGCGTCAGAAGCTGCATCAGCGTGTGCCGAACGACGACGCTGATGTTGTCGAACGCCCCCGTCAGGAAGAGCATCGCCATCGATAGCCAGAACGACTTCGAGAACCCGAAGACGATGGTCGCCGCGCCGAATCCCGCGACGGCGAGCAGCAGGTTGCGTCCGGCGCGCTTCATCGGCGGCAGATGCGCCAGGATGAGCGCCATCGCGAGGGCCCCAGCGGCGGGAGCCGCTCGCAGCCAGCCCAACCCCTTCTCGCCGACGCCGAGGATGTCCAACGCGAACACCGGCAGAAGGTACACGGCTCCCCCCAAGAGAACGGCGAAGAGGTCGAGCGCCATCGTCGTGAAGAGGAGCCGCGTCTTCCAGACGAACCGCAGCCCCGCGAGGATCACGGACGTCGAGAGCGGCTCCGACTGACGCCTCTCGCGCTTCTGCTCGATCCG from Candidatus Poribacteria bacterium carries:
- a CDS encoding dipeptide ABC transporter ATP-binding protein, which produces MPALLEVRDLIKHYPIRRSRGERRGVVRAVDGVSFEVGRGETLGLVGESGCGKTTAGRTLLRLVEPTSGDARIVSDGGERVSIFELPKSDLRVLRRRVQMVFQDPYGSLNPRMTVGGIIGEPIRIHKLVPKAEIGSRVLHLLEVVGLDPRHALRYPHEFSGGQRQRIVIARALAVEPDMIVADEPVSALDVSVQAQVINLLHDLQGQFGLSYLFISHNLSVVRHIADRVAVMYLGRIVESAAKGELYGNPLHPYTQALLSAVPVPDPTRRRDRILLRGDPPSPANPPSGCPFHPRCPIAVAECASRVQQLVTVANGHSVACHRATSSDSA
- a CDS encoding helix-turn-helix transcriptional regulator translates to MPIPVHWNRQTRRNRRPMAHSVGGSARRPLMSDQVDDRDPTRRSVADVRSELGLTVQELARLAGIPERILRLIERRHYTPSPEQIDRLCAALGTTRDALDLGVPGTRPGLYGTGGTFM
- a CDS encoding MFS transporter — translated: MPQDQSRGPSRRHDPYAALRNRNFALYTAGTMLSGVGFGAQSLAIGLEVYQRTSDPFLLGLTGLVTAIPMILLILPAGYIADAFDRRGVIMLSGAGLAVASLCLAYISYRRGSVGLMFLVMFVSATAATLGRPARTALLPLLVPRDIFENSVAWRMSLQQVSGVVGPALGGFLVAWHIPSAYVFCAVTTMCQVAILPLLRIEQKRERRQSEPLSTSVILAGLRFVWKTRLLFTTMALDLFAVLLGGAVYLLPVFALDILGVGEKGLGWLRAAPAAGALAMALILAHLPPMKRAGRNLLLAVAGFGAATIVFGFSKSFWLSMAMLFLTGAFDNISVVVRHTLMQLLTPDPMRGRVSAVSAIFIGSSNELGGFESGIVAKWTTPVVSVVSGGIGTLIVVAAAAWASPRLRRFGRLSDADPGSLEPTNTAEPATDGA